Below is a window of Planktothrix tepida PCC 9214 DNA.
TGAGAGTAATCAGAACGTCTGATGTGGGTTGGGAGGTTAAGGCGATGCTGAAATTTCCGGTGTCTCCGGCTTCTGATGTTAGGGTGTCTGTGGTTGTCAGGTTAATCCCAATACTATCGTTATCTGTAATATTAGCTGTAACCGTATTTCCTGCTATTCCATCAACAGTAAAGGGAGTATTCGGAGCATTATAGTTGGGATCAGAACTAGAAAGAGAATGGGTGATAATACTACTATGATTTCCTTCAGCAATATTATCATTAGTGGCTGTTATATTAACAGTTTGAGGGGTTAATGCAGTAGTATCAGCAGCAAAGCTTAAGTTAAGAGGAACTCCTGCGCCTAAACCTAAATCAACTTCGGGATTTGAAGGAGTCGCAGTAATGGTAACAGGCGCAGTGGGAACAGAATTTAAGACAATATTATAAGTATCGGATAATCCACCTTCTGCAATATCCGTACTACTTCCCGTTTGAGTAATACTAACACCAGTTGTATCATCATCGGTTAAAGAAAGGGTTGCATTAGTTAGGGTTCCTAATACGCCATCTCCACTGAATCCAGTAATTTGTAAATCAATATTTTCATCTGATTCATCAATTAAATCTCCTAAAATTTCAAGGGAAACAAACGCATTAGTTTGACTGGGAATAAAACTCACTAAAAACGGCCCAGCTTTATAATCACTTCCTGCGGTTGCTGTTCCTGAAATCGCAGTGACTGTCACATCTTCTGCTACCGTAGTATCACCAGTTCTAACAATTTCTACAAGGTTAGGAGTCGTCGTAGTATTTCCTTCCGGTGTGGTGTAACTGGCTGCACTAAACTGATAGGAGGTATCATCATTTGTTAAGGTTAATGTCGTAGTTCCTTGGGTTCCAACTACTCCTGAACCACTAAATCCGGTTATCTGTAAATCCAGGGTTTCATCGGGTTCAACTCCCAAATCCCCTAAAATTTCAATGGGAACAAACGCACTGGGTTCATTGGCTACAAAACTAACTGTAAATAGTGCTGTTGTATAATCATTCCCTGCGGTTGCTGTTCCTGAAATCGCAGTAACTGTCACATCTTCTGCTACCGTAGTATCACCCGTTCTAACAATTTCTACAACATTAGGAGTCGCTGTAATATTTCCTTCTGGTGTGGTGTAAGTAATATTCCCAAAATCATAGGTTGGTGGAGGTACAATTAATGTGGCTTCTGGTGCAAAACTAGAACGTCCAAAGGCGGTATCAACCGCTTGTACACTCCAATAATAGGTTCCGTAGGGTAAATTTAATGTCCAGTTTGTATTATGATTAACATTCCCAATTTGAGGTAAAGAAGATTGAGGAGAAACAATTTCAGACCCTCCGGGTGTTGTTCCCACTCGTAAATTATAAGTTAAACCTGCTGTAGGAGTTTGATTATCAGTTGCGGGGTTCCAATTTAAGTTGAGGGTCTGGGAAGTGACAATTGTATTTAAGTTTGTGGGAGAGGTGGGAATAGTATTCGTCAGAAGAGAATTATTTTTGTAAATCTCAGATAATCCACTCCCTGTTAATAAAAGATTGAGTGTGTTATCATTATTATAATCTCCCCAAGTCGCTGAACCTTCAAGGATTGTGGGTAATTGTGTACTAATATCAACAAAAGTATTAGCACCTTCATTGCGATAAACAATAGCACTATTAGAACCTGTTACAACCAGATCGAGATCCCCATCATTATCATAATCTCCCCAAGCAATAGAACTATCGGTAACACCGACTAAAGCAGCGACTGGAGAGAAAACTCCCCCAGTATTATTATAGATTTGTGTGACTTGATTGGAAAGACTATCAATTCCCGTCAAACCCAGATCTAAGTCACCATCATTATCATAATCTCCCCAAGCTGCATCACTATGATTAACACCTGTTAAGACTGCATTAATATCAGTAAAGGTTCCACCATCATTGCGATAAATCTTTGTCAAAGTATCGGTTAAACTTTGGCCTGTGATTACAACATCTAAATCCTGATCATTATCATAATCTCCCCAAGCAACGGAACCATATTCTAAGCCAATAATGGTTGTTCCACTATCAACAAAGGTATCAGCACCTTCATTGCGATAAATTTTAGTGGTGGGAATATTGTTACTATAATCACTTCCATTAATTAAAAGATCGAGATCCCCATCATTATCGTAATCTCCCCAAGCTAAATCACTCGCGTAAAAATTAAGGAATCCAGCCCCAATATTGTTAAAAATTCCTCCATCATTTCGATAGATTTGGGCAGTCCCAACTGAGAATTCATTATATCCTGTGAACGCAATATCAAGGTCGCCATCATTGTCATAATCTCCCCAAGCAAGCGCACCACTGGAGGCTTCAGGAAGGGTTGTTGCTATGCTAAAAGTACCTGCATTATTCTGATAGAGATTAGTTGGAGAATTAACCCCTGAAATTAACACATCTAAATCACCATCATTGTCATAATCTCCCCAAACTCCATCACTACCCGTAACCCCTGTTAGTCCAGCATTTATAGGTTCAAAAGGAATAATACCCAACTTAGAAATAAAACCATCGTCAGCCCCCGCACTGGTCAGGTTGGCTGTGCCTGCATTGGGATCAAAATCTACTGTTCCACTAAAATAGCCTGTGGTATAAATATTATAGGATTCATCAAGAGTTATCCCTGTCGCGACATCTTGACCTACACCACCAAAACTTTGAGCCCAAATATAGTTGCCATTGTTATCTAACTTGGATATAAAGGTATCGTCAAGACCATTGGTCGGTAAATTAGCTGTGCCAGCACCAGGGTCAAAATCTGCTGTTCCCTGAATACTTCCAGTCGTATAAACATTTCCTGTACTATCGAGGCTGATACCAAAGCCAGTATCACTGTTGAGTCCTCCTAAATTTTTTGCCCAAACATAGTTGCCATTACTATCTAACTTGGAGACGAAGATATCGTCAGCACCATTACTGGTCAGGTTGTTAACGAGGGCTACATCTGGGTCAAAGTCTACTGTCCCATTAAAACCTCCGGTGGTGTAGACGTTCCCGGCACTATCTACGTTGATGTCACTACCAGTATCAGAAGCACTTCCCCCGAAATTTTTCGCCCAGATATAGTTACCATTGCTATCTAACTTGGATACGAAAATATCTTCAAGACCATTATTGTTAAGGTTGGCTACACCTGCACCTGGGTCAAAGTCTGCTGTCCCATTAAAATATCCAGTGGTGTAAACGTTCCCGGTACTGTCTACACTGATACCGAAAGCCCAGTCAATTCCACTTCCCCCCAAATTTTTCGCCCATAGAAAATTGCCATTACTATCTAACTTGGATATGAAGATATCAGTATTATTAGACGTGAGGTTAAATGTGCCCGCACCGGGGTCAAAGTCTACTGTCCCATCAAAATATCCAGTGGTATAGATATTTCCAGCACTATCTACACTAATGTCATAGGCAATGCTAGTCAGTCCAGGGGTGATTTGGGGAAAATTCTTCGCCCAAAGGAAGTTACCATTACTATCTAACTTAGATACGAAGACCTCAAGTCCATTGCTGGTGAGGTTGGCTGTACCTGCACCAGGGTCGAAATCTGCCGTCCCTTGAAAACCGCCTGTGGTATAGACATTCCCTGCACTATCTACGCTGATGCCATAGGCATTGTCGTTATTAGTCCCCCCTAAATTCTTTGCCCAAAGTAGGTTTCCCTGGCTATTGAGCTTGGAAATAAAGATGTCATCTAACCCATTAGTGCTGAGGTTGAATGTGCCTATTCCGGGGTCAAAGTCTGCCGTCCCATCAAAAAATCCAGTGGTGTAGACGTTTCCGGCACTGTCTACGCTGATATCACGGCTAATATCCGAGTTAATTCCCCCTAAATTCTTCGCCCAAATATAACTATTATTCTCAGCCATTTGTCCTGACTCCCCGTTTGCGATCGCAATTTATCAGTAATATTAGAAAATTGATAAGGTACAATTACGTTCCAATAGTAACAAAAGCACCCTAAAGGAATTTAGTCCTGAATGAAAAATTGATTTGCCGTTAAAGCAGGTTTATTCGTTAAGGTTAGGAATTGACCCCCAGTACCCCAACCTGACGCTGTACCATTTTGATTGTAAAATAATCCTCCGGTTGTCGTGTTATAAACAAGATCAGCAGCACTGGTCGCTGCTACAGTATCGTTAGTAACTGTGGCAAATTCACTACTAACAGAAAATCCGGTTCCTGCATTAGAAATAATTGTGTTAAAGGTGTTTTTATCTAAAACAATTTGATCAGTTTGGGAGATATTAAAATCCGTAATTGTATCAATACCCACCCCAGAAGTTGAAAAGGCAACATTAGTATCATAAACAAATTGATCAGCACCCGTACCTCCTGTCAGAGTATCATTTCCACCCCCACCATTGAGTTGATCATTTCCCTCCTGACCTTGAAAGGATGGAGTCATTTTTACAAAGGACTCCCAATTAAGGTAAAACTCGCCCAATAGTAAGGATGAACTAAGGAAAAATCATCTAAATTTCTCAGTTCTGGGGGAAGGGAAACTTTTATTTTTTCTTCAGATAAGAATAAGTGCTCAGGCTCAAAAACAGCCGTTCCTCGAAGTAAACTAATTTGTGCTTTTTGTAAAGCTTCTGCTTTGGTTGTAGTTTCGGTTAAATGGTGATAAAATCCCGTCATTAATGCCAAGGTTCCGGCATCACTAATATACCATAAACTGGCTAAAGCAGATTTTGCTCCAGAGGCGATCGCTAACCCCGCAAACCCTAATTCCGCTTGATCATCTCCAATGGCTGTCCGACAAGCAGAAAGGGTTAATAAATCTGCCGTTGGGCGACTCCACCCCATTTGCTCCATTTGATCTAAAGTTAATTTTGTATCCCATAATTGAATAAAAGAATTGGCGGGACTACCGGCTCTAAAATCTGCATGGGTGGCTAAATGAACAATGGGGGAAGGTTGCATTTTATATTGTTGTTTAAGATTTTCCAAAGTAAATTTTTCATTCAGAAAATATTCGCCTTGAGCCCGTTGTTCGGCAATGGTTTCGACTTCAACAGGTACACTGGGTAAAAAGTCTTGATCTTGAAAAATAGAAGCCCCCATTGCTAAAACGTCCGCTTGAGAAATGGAACGATAGCGAGTATCTAAAGAGCTAAAACTGGGAATCAGACTCAAGCCATATTTTTCAATTAAAAATTGACTGCCATCATGAAGGGCGGCTAAGGGAAGGGATCTTAATCCCGAATCCAAAGTTAACATGATAATATCCACTTTATTTGCCTTCAAGGTTGCCTCAAGGGGAGCAATCATCCATTGATAAAGTTGTTGGGCTGGTGGCAAATAACTGGTGGTATCTCGTTGGCGAGGAGAGGTAATTTCTTTGACAAAATTCCTGGTGGTAGCAAACAATTTTTCTGGAATGGCTTCTGGAACCGTTTTGTGAACAATTGTATTTTTTGTCACGACTACCAGTTCTAATCCTTCAGGTCGAGAATAGACATAAATGAGAGCGGATTCTTTACCCGTTTGAGCTTGCATTGACCTTAATTGATATTGCATCTCCTTTACCGTTAATTGTGTAATTGATGCGGGTTTGCCCAAATAATTGAGATATTCCAAATTCACTAATTCTTCAATTTGCGAGATCGCAGTTTCTACATTGTTAGAGTCAAAACTCTGATTAATCCCTAAACGAAGATTTTTAATTGAAGTTTCTACCAGATTAGGATTATTTACAGATGGATTTTCCAGGGTGAGTTGATTATCTGCATTCACCTGAACAACCAATCCCCCGCCTAATTCCGAAAATTCATCGTTAATTCTGGTATCAATAGAGGGTTCAATCACTAATACTTCTGCCCCCTGAATGGTAGGCAGATTTTCAACGACCGAATCAGGTTGTATCCACACCCTAGGGACAGGTTGCAGGAGGGTTTGTGTTGCTTGTTCGGTCAAGGTTTCAGGAATGGGTGTTGGTGTGGGAATGGGTGTAGCAATGGGTGTGGGAATAGGCGTGGGAATAGGGGTGGGAATGGGTGTGGGAATGGGTGTTGGGGTTGGTACCACAATTGGTGGACGGGACGGAGTGGGTGGGGAGGTGGGTACAGGCGGTGCTGGTGGCGGTGTAGAAGGGGGTTCGGGAGTTGGGGGTGGGGGGGGTATGGGGGGGACAGGCGGGGGCGTATAAGAGATTANGGGGACGTTCGATGAATGTGGGGTTTAGGTTTTGTTGTAGGGGGGTCATAAATTTTTTAATGATTGAACCGAAATAACTTAACTACTAATATAGACATTATTCTGAAAACTCAAAACCAATGGAAAGCCGTCAAACCTTAAATTTTCCTGTGATGGGATGTGGAACTTGGGCCTGGGGAAATCGCCTATTATGGGGTTATGATCCTAGTATGGATGAACAGTTACAGCAAGTCTTTAACTTGTGTGTGAGTCAGGGGGTAACGTTATTTGATACGGGAGATTCCTATGGGACGGGTAAATTAAATGGACGGAGTGAATCGCTTTTAGGACAGTTTTCTCAACAGTATCAAGGTGTTAATCAAGACCGAATTTGTATCGCTACAAAGTTAGCGCCCTATCCTTGGCGATTAACACGCAAATCGATGATTCAAG
It encodes the following:
- a CDS encoding beta strand repeat-containing protein; translated protein: MAENNSYIWAKNLGGINSDISRDISVDSAGNVYTTGFFDGTADFDPGIGTFNLSTNGLDDIFISKLNSQGNLLWAKNLGGTNNDNAYGISVDSAGNVYTTGGFQGTADFDPGAGTANLTSNGLEVFVSKLDSNGNFLWAKNFPQITPGLTSIAYDISVDSAGNIYTTGYFDGTVDFDPGAGTFNLTSNNTDIFISKLDSNGNFLWAKNLGGSGIDWAFGISVDSTGNVYTTGYFNGTADFDPGAGVANLNNNGLEDIFVSKLDSNGNYIWAKNFGGSASDTGSDINVDSAGNVYTTGGFNGTVDFDPDVALVNNLTSNGADDIFVSKLDSNGNYVWAKNLGGLNSDTGFGISLDSTGNVYTTGSIQGTADFDPGAGTANLPTNGLDDTFISKLDNNGNYIWAQSFGGVGQDVATGITLDESYNIYTTGYFSGTVDFDPNAGTANLTSAGADDGFISKLGIIPFEPINAGLTGVTGSDGVWGDYDNDGDLDVLISGVNSPTNLYQNNAGTFSIATTLPEASSGALAWGDYDNDGDLDIAFTGYNEFSVGTAQIYRNDGGIFNNIGAGFLNFYASDLAWGDYDNDGDLDLLINGSDYSNNIPTTKIYRNEGADTFVDSGTTIIGLEYGSVAWGDYDNDQDLDVVITGQSLTDTLTKIYRNDGGTFTDINAVLTGVNHSDAAWGDYDNDGDLDLGLTGIDSLSNQVTQIYNNTGGVFSPVAALVGVTDSSIAWGDYDNDGDLDLVVTGSNSAIVYRNEGANTFVDISTQLPTILEGSATWGDYNNDNTLNLLLTGSGLSEIYKNNSLLTNTIPTSPTNLNTIVTSQTLNLNWNPATDNQTPTAGLTYNLRVGTTPGGSEIVSPQSSLPQIGNVNHNTNWTLNLPYGTYYWSVQAVDTAFGRSSFAPEATLIVPPPTYDFGNITYTTPEGNITATPNVVEIVRTGDTTVAEDVTVTAISGTATAGNDYTTALFTVSFVANEPSAFVPIEILGDLGVEPDETLDLQITGFSGSGVVGTQGTTTLTLTNDDTSYQFSAASYTTPEGNTTTTPNLVEIVRTGDTTVAEDVTVTAISGTATAGSDYKAGPFLVSFIPSQTNAFVSLEILGDLIDESDENIDLQITGFSGDGVLGTLTNATLSLTDDDTTGVSITQTGSSTDIAEGGLSDTYNIVLNSVPTAPVTITATPSNPEVDLGLGAGVPLNLSFAADTTALTPQTVNITATNDNIAEGNHSSIITHSLSSSDPNYNAPNTPFTVDGIAGNTVTANITDNDSIGINLTTTDTLTSEAGDTGNFSIALTSQPTSDVLITL
- a CDS encoding calcium-binding protein; this translates as MTPSFQGQEGNDQLNGGGGNDTLTGGTGADQFVYDTNVAFSTSGVGIDTITDFNISQTDQIVLDKNTFNTIISNAGTGFSVSSEFATVTNDTVAATSAADLVYNTTTGGLFYNQNGTASGWGTGGQFLTLTNKPALTANQFFIQD
- a CDS encoding CHAT domain-containing protein; this translates as MVPTPTPIPTPIPTPIPTPIPTPIATPIPTPTPIPETLTEQATQTLLQPVPRVWIQPDSVVENLPTIQGAEVLVIEPSIDTRINDEFSELGGGLVVQVNADNQLTLENPSVNNPNLVETSIKNLRLGINQSFDSNNVETAISQIEELVNLEYLNYLGKPASITQLTVKEMQYQLRSMQAQTGKESALIYVYSRPEGLELVVVTKNTIVHKTVPEAIPEKLFATTRNFVKEITSPRQRDTTSYLPPAQQLYQWMIAPLEATLKANKVDIIMLTLDSGLRSLPLAALHDGSQFLIEKYGLSLIPSFSSLDTRYRSISQADVLAMGASIFQDQDFLPSVPVEVETIAEQRAQGEYFLNEKFTLENLKQQYKMQPSPIVHLATHADFRAGSPANSFIQLWDTKLTLDQMEQMGWSRPTADLLTLSACRTAIGDDQAELGFAGLAIASGAKSALASLWYISDAGTLALMTGFYHHLTETTTKAEALQKAQISLLRGTAVFEPEHLFLSEEKIKVSLPPELRNLDDFSLVHPYYWASFTLIGSPL